In Corynebacterium aquatimens, one genomic interval encodes:
- a CDS encoding GNAT family N-acetyltransferase has translation MLTPLHFDPTTANAELAEAVVGSYAFSATLAIQDITGLAASGVTASHIAKRLEGSAESDAHLFALCTTAQPRPVGTLFYPEITLGDITNIDAWILISLPKLEDTRVIEATITLDSEIAPFPGEPLPSAPYTHALALIDDLSDTFDRPIRHVWVTTSPLGATSVDTERADSNGNRDADDPTHPDSFLRDAGYTPAYAETQATFSLESVEPHSTRVTEEISIVRNMDFDPDDLPSFRALLTSASKNYPRGELILDTVEWTEQRVRDAGARLLDRGGNQLTALIRTRPDDKASTGKEGADKAGTDIIGMAEAVHYDSDADSLMELGLVYVHPDHRNQGNATRLLHAILAAAKTEWPELTTGYSSHPADSQAAEALLAHYNPEVISISTAWQKSRS, from the coding sequence GTGCTCACCCCACTCCACTTCGATCCGACCACCGCGAACGCCGAGCTGGCTGAGGCGGTGGTCGGCAGTTATGCGTTCTCCGCGACCCTGGCCATCCAGGACATCACCGGACTTGCGGCCTCCGGCGTCACCGCCTCCCACATTGCCAAGCGGTTGGAGGGTTCCGCTGAGTCCGACGCCCACCTGTTCGCCCTGTGCACCACCGCGCAACCCCGCCCCGTGGGCACGCTCTTCTACCCGGAAATCACCCTGGGCGACATCACCAACATCGACGCCTGGATCCTCATCTCACTGCCGAAGCTCGAGGACACCCGCGTCATTGAGGCCACCATCACCCTCGACTCAGAGATCGCCCCGTTCCCCGGGGAGCCCCTCCCGTCCGCGCCCTACACCCACGCACTCGCGCTTATCGACGACCTGTCTGACACCTTCGACCGCCCCATCCGCCACGTCTGGGTAACCACCTCCCCGCTAGGTGCAACCAGCGTCGATACCGAACGAGCCGATTCCAACGGCAACCGCGATGCCGATGACCCGACTCACCCCGATTCATTCCTCCGCGACGCCGGCTACACCCCCGCCTACGCAGAAACACAGGCAACGTTCTCCCTCGAATCAGTTGAGCCGCACTCAACGCGAGTAACCGAGGAGATTTCAATCGTCCGCAACATGGACTTCGATCCCGACGATCTTCCCTCCTTCCGCGCGCTGCTTACCTCCGCTTCGAAGAACTACCCCCGCGGCGAACTCATCCTAGACACCGTCGAATGGACCGAACAGCGCGTCCGCGACGCCGGCGCCCGCCTGCTCGACCGCGGCGGCAACCAGCTCACCGCGCTCATTCGCACACGCCCGGACGACAAAGCCAGCACCGGAAAAGAAGGCGCCGATAAAGCCGGCACCGACATCATCGGCATGGCCGAGGCCGTCCACTACGATTCCGACGCAGACTCACTGATGGAACTCGGCCTGGTCTACGTCCACCCCGACCACCGCAACCAGGGCAACGCCACGCGCCTACTCCACGCTATCCTCGCTGCAGCCAAGACGGAGTGGCCCGAGCTGACCACCGGTTACAGCTCCCACCCCGCCGACTCCCAAGCCGCCGAAGCCCTCCTCGCCCACTACAACCCCGAGGTCATTTCCATCTCCACCGCCTGGCAGAAATCCCGTTCTTAG
- the dapF gene encoding diaminopimelate epimerase: protein MTNTEHSFPSAINFIKAHGTENDFVVLIDVDGELEASGVVTESFVAKLCDRRAGIGGDGFLRVVRAGAGVDEASAARWFMDYRNADGSIAEMCGNGVRAFAHVLVAEGLEDAREFDVATRAGVKRITVHSADQRDAMVSVGMGPVAVTGVSTARMGEFSFAGLGVDVGNPHLAAVIPGLTAEVLQEMEFSAPAFDPDFFPEGVNVEILTELTPSNPGAADGPRAEGDVSMRVWERGVGETRSCGTGTVAAARAALADAGIENGTVNVHVPGGTLTIAIEADHATMTGPSRIVARGELVL from the coding sequence GTGACCAACACCGAACACTCTTTTCCGTCCGCCATTAACTTCATCAAGGCCCACGGCACCGAAAACGACTTTGTTGTTCTGATCGACGTCGACGGTGAGCTCGAGGCCTCCGGGGTGGTGACGGAGTCGTTCGTCGCGAAGCTGTGCGATCGCCGCGCAGGAATCGGCGGTGATGGCTTCTTGCGGGTGGTGCGTGCTGGCGCAGGCGTTGATGAAGCAAGTGCTGCCCGGTGGTTCATGGACTACCGCAACGCGGACGGCTCGATCGCGGAGATGTGCGGCAATGGTGTGCGTGCCTTCGCCCATGTGCTGGTGGCTGAAGGGCTCGAGGATGCGCGTGAATTCGATGTAGCCACCCGCGCCGGGGTGAAGAGAATCACCGTGCATTCAGCGGATCAGCGTGACGCGATGGTCAGCGTGGGAATGGGGCCGGTTGCTGTCACTGGAGTGTCCACCGCGCGGATGGGGGAGTTCTCCTTCGCGGGCCTCGGCGTGGATGTGGGCAACCCGCACTTAGCCGCCGTGATTCCTGGACTCACCGCGGAGGTTCTGCAGGAAATGGAGTTTTCAGCCCCCGCCTTTGACCCCGACTTTTTCCCCGAGGGGGTCAACGTGGAGATCCTCACCGAACTGACCCCGAGTAACCCCGGCGCAGCCGACGGTCCTCGAGCCGAAGGCGATGTCAGCATGCGGGTGTGGGAGCGCGGCGTGGGGGAGACCCGCTCCTGCGGGACCGGTACCGTCGCTGCGGCGCGGGCTGCGCTCGCGGACGCCGGGATTGAAAACGGCACCGTCAATGTTCACGTCCCGGGCGGAACGCTGACTATCGCCATTGAGGCAGACCACGCGACTATGACCGGGCCGTCGCGGATCGTTGCGCGCGGTGAGTTGGTGCTCTAG
- a CDS encoding DeoR/GlpR family DNA-binding transcription regulator: protein MHTEERRRQIASLTAVEGRVNVTRLAEEFGVTAETIRRDLAALDNEGMVQRVHGGAVPSSSFLTAELTMEARYRTSAAAKKAIAREALAYLPEEPGTVFLDSGTTIQMLAELFAGDEIARRHSYVTNSWPIALQLSSDQVSVQLLGGTVRALTHAIVGDTALRTLALLSADVAFIGTNALSIPSGLSTADPQEAAVKSSMVTNASRVVALCDSTKLGNNYAVSFAPLASLDAVITDTKAPDSFVADLESSGIEVVLADPALFS from the coding sequence ATGCACACCGAAGAACGCCGCCGCCAGATCGCGTCGCTGACCGCTGTTGAAGGCCGCGTTAACGTCACGCGCCTCGCGGAGGAATTCGGCGTCACCGCGGAGACTATTCGCAGGGATCTCGCCGCGCTTGACAACGAAGGGATGGTGCAACGCGTCCACGGCGGCGCGGTTCCGAGTTCCTCGTTCCTGACCGCCGAGCTCACCATGGAGGCCCGCTACCGGACGTCCGCGGCTGCGAAGAAGGCCATCGCGCGCGAGGCGCTGGCGTATCTTCCGGAAGAGCCCGGCACCGTGTTCCTCGACTCCGGCACGACGATCCAGATGCTGGCCGAGCTTTTTGCTGGCGATGAGATTGCCCGTCGGCATTCCTACGTGACCAACTCGTGGCCGATCGCGCTGCAGCTGTCCAGCGACCAGGTCAGCGTGCAGTTGCTTGGCGGAACCGTGCGCGCCCTCACCCACGCCATCGTCGGTGACACCGCGTTGCGCACCCTGGCGCTGCTCAGCGCGGACGTGGCGTTCATCGGCACGAATGCGCTCTCAATCCCCAGCGGCCTGTCCACCGCCGACCCCCAGGAGGCCGCAGTGAAATCCTCCATGGTCACCAACGCCTCGCGCGTAGTCGCGCTGTGCGACTCCACGAAACTTGGCAACAACTACGCCGTGAGCTTCGCGCCCTTGGCATCACTCGACGCCGTGATCACGGATACGAAGGCGCCGGACTCCTTCGTAGCCGATCTGGAATCATCCGGCATCGAGGTCGTCCTGGCCGACCCAGCTTTGTTCTCCTGA
- the hflX gene encoding GTPase HflX: MTDSYTSSDSPDAERDALLAEAFHDYDEPSVGTLDLEERNAFRRVTSATELRSEEQADGYEVEYRKLRLEQVILVGVWTEGSTAEVEANMQELAALAQTAGAEVVEMLYQKRDKPHAGTYIGSGKVAELRDIVHATGADTVICDGELSPGQLVALEEALKIKVIDRTMLILDIFAQHAKSKEGKAQVSLAQMEYLYTRTRGWGGNLSRQAGGRAGSNGGVGLRGPGETRIEADRRRLRTEMAKLRHELADMKTARDIKRAKRARSTVPKIAIAGYTNAGKSSLINAMTGAGVLVEDALFATLDPSTRRATLADGRAVVLTDTVGFVRHLPTQLVEAFKSTLEEVTGADLVLHVVDGSDPFPLKQIQAVSEVLADIVRDTDETIPPEIIVVNKIDAADPLVLAELRHAFADAGRDAVFVSAHTGEGIDELEQRIEMFLNTLDAHVTLLVPYTRGDVVSRVHEEGTVRSESYEAEGTLIDVRLPRIVADQYAEFAISPEPSAGEDSGEQSWVGQDDLDAG; this comes from the coding sequence ATGACAGATTCGTACACTTCTTCTGATTCCCCCGACGCTGAGCGCGACGCGCTGCTCGCGGAGGCCTTCCACGACTATGACGAGCCTTCTGTGGGCACCCTGGACTTGGAAGAGCGCAATGCTTTTCGACGGGTCACCTCCGCCACCGAGCTCCGCTCCGAAGAACAGGCCGACGGCTACGAGGTGGAGTACCGCAAACTGCGCCTCGAGCAAGTCATCCTCGTGGGCGTGTGGACCGAAGGGTCAACCGCCGAAGTTGAGGCGAACATGCAGGAACTTGCCGCGCTGGCGCAAACCGCGGGCGCGGAGGTCGTGGAGATGCTCTATCAGAAGCGCGACAAGCCACACGCCGGGACCTACATCGGCTCCGGTAAGGTCGCGGAGCTGCGCGACATCGTGCATGCGACCGGCGCCGACACCGTGATCTGCGATGGTGAGCTGTCCCCAGGCCAGCTGGTCGCGCTGGAGGAGGCGCTGAAGATCAAAGTGATCGACCGCACCATGCTCATCCTGGACATCTTTGCCCAGCACGCGAAGTCCAAAGAAGGTAAAGCGCAGGTGTCGCTGGCGCAGATGGAATACCTGTACACGCGCACGCGTGGTTGGGGTGGCAACCTGTCGCGCCAGGCCGGTGGCCGCGCCGGTTCCAACGGCGGTGTGGGCCTGCGCGGCCCCGGTGAAACCCGCATTGAGGCCGATCGCCGCCGCCTGCGCACGGAGATGGCGAAGCTGCGCCACGAGCTCGCGGACATGAAGACCGCCCGCGACATCAAGCGCGCGAAGCGTGCGCGCTCCACGGTGCCAAAAATCGCTATCGCCGGGTACACCAACGCCGGCAAATCCTCACTTATCAACGCCATGACCGGCGCGGGAGTGCTCGTCGAAGATGCGCTGTTTGCAACGCTGGACCCGTCCACGCGACGCGCCACGCTTGCTGATGGCCGCGCGGTTGTTTTAACCGACACCGTCGGGTTTGTCCGCCACCTGCCGACGCAGCTCGTTGAGGCATTCAAGTCCACCCTGGAAGAAGTCACCGGCGCCGATCTGGTGCTGCACGTTGTCGACGGGTCCGACCCGTTCCCGCTCAAGCAGATCCAGGCGGTGAGCGAGGTGCTCGCCGACATCGTGCGTGACACCGATGAGACCATTCCGCCCGAAATCATCGTGGTGAACAAGATCGACGCTGCTGACCCGCTTGTGTTGGCTGAGCTGCGGCACGCATTCGCCGATGCCGGCCGCGACGCTGTCTTTGTCTCCGCCCACACCGGTGAGGGCATCGACGAGCTTGAGCAGCGCATCGAGATGTTCCTGAACACGTTGGACGCGCACGTCACCCTTCTCGTGCCCTACACGCGCGGCGACGTGGTCTCGCGCGTCCACGAAGAGGGCACCGTCCGCAGCGAGTCCTACGAGGCCGAGGGCACGCTTATCGACGTCCGCCTGCCCCGCATCGTCGCCGACCAGTACGCCGAGTTCGCGATCAGCCCGGAACCTTCTGCCGGGGAGGACTCAGGAGAACAAAGCTGGGTCGGCCAGGACGACCTCGATGCCGGATGA
- a CDS encoding ABC transporter substrate-binding protein, with product MTTSIPRTTPRVTRTLTAIVAAATLTLAGCAEPGQNTNSSGGGEKKGNVTTITLYTSEPEAKADLAIAEFEKLNPDVKVNMYRGGTGELVARIASEKSSGGIKGDVLWCADAPTFELYKQDGDLAELTNFDFSSIVPEAIDPDHTYVGTRMMPTIITYNTQKITEDNAPKSWAELTDPKYKGEIVLGDPAVSGATAFNAAVWMATPELGENWVNALGANRPMVAQSAGPVAEEVAAGGHPIGIVTDYRVRDLADEGSPIKAVYPTDGAPYITQPAAVFAASKQRDAAQRFVAYLVSKEGQTTASKLNYLPVRDDVDGPAGAPTLKDIPLLEADLNNITQQKKDAVSYFQKAMR from the coding sequence ATGACCACTTCGATACCGCGCACCACTCCACGCGTAACGCGCACGCTTACCGCAATCGTTGCTGCTGCGACCCTGACCCTGGCCGGGTGCGCGGAACCGGGCCAGAACACCAATTCCAGCGGTGGCGGCGAGAAGAAGGGAAACGTCACCACCATTACGCTCTACACTTCGGAGCCAGAGGCGAAGGCGGACCTGGCCATCGCAGAGTTTGAAAAGCTCAACCCGGACGTGAAAGTGAACATGTACCGCGGTGGAACCGGTGAGCTGGTGGCGCGCATTGCGTCAGAGAAGTCCTCCGGCGGGATTAAAGGCGACGTGTTGTGGTGCGCTGATGCCCCGACCTTTGAGCTGTACAAGCAAGACGGTGACCTCGCGGAACTGACTAACTTTGACTTCAGCTCAATAGTGCCGGAGGCAATCGACCCGGACCACACCTACGTGGGGACCCGCATGATGCCCACGATCATCACCTACAACACCCAAAAGATCACGGAAGACAACGCGCCGAAGTCCTGGGCGGAACTGACCGACCCGAAGTACAAGGGTGAGATCGTGTTGGGCGATCCCGCGGTCTCCGGCGCAACCGCGTTCAACGCAGCCGTCTGGATGGCTACACCTGAGCTCGGGGAGAACTGGGTCAACGCGTTGGGCGCAAACCGGCCGATGGTCGCCCAGTCCGCGGGTCCAGTGGCAGAAGAAGTCGCCGCTGGCGGCCACCCGATCGGGATCGTCACTGATTACCGCGTGCGCGATCTTGCCGACGAGGGCTCCCCCATCAAGGCGGTCTACCCCACCGATGGCGCCCCCTACATCACCCAACCGGCCGCAGTGTTTGCCGCGTCGAAACAGCGCGATGCAGCGCAACGCTTTGTTGCCTACCTCGTGTCCAAGGAGGGCCAGACCACGGCGTCGAAGCTGAACTACCTGCCAGTACGCGATGATGTTGACGGCCCTGCCGGCGCACCGACGCTCAAAGACATCCCGCTGTTGGAGGCAGACCTGAACAACATCACGCAGCAAAAGAAAGACGCGGTGTCCTACTTCCAGAAGGCAATGCGCTAA
- the miaA gene encoding tRNA (adenosine(37)-N6)-dimethylallyltransferase MiaA → MIRPILIVGPTGSGKSDLGLALAHELGGEVVNVDSMQLYRGMDIGTAKLSADEREGVPHHLLDIWDVTYPASVAEYQARAVATVEEIAARGQVPILVGGSMMYVQSLIDDWSFPPTSPAVRRKYEQRLEEIGVAALHAELAEVDPAAAAIIEDNDPRRTVRALEVIELTGQPFQASQPPKDAPPRWGTRAIGLSAPAEWLNPRIDARTRRMFERGLVEEVENLVGEGLVAESTAGRAIGYAQVLAHLDGEITLDEAIESTVTGTRRYVRRQRSWFNRDPRIHWIDASRDDASRDDAACDDASRDDGQALLRAALDSLA, encoded by the coding sequence ATGATTAGGCCGATTCTGATCGTCGGGCCCACGGGATCCGGCAAGTCCGATCTGGGCTTGGCGCTCGCGCATGAGCTTGGCGGGGAAGTGGTCAACGTTGATTCCATGCAGCTCTACCGCGGCATGGACATCGGTACGGCGAAGCTCAGCGCCGATGAGCGCGAGGGGGTCCCGCACCACCTGCTGGACATTTGGGACGTCACGTACCCCGCGTCCGTCGCGGAGTATCAAGCGCGCGCCGTGGCCACGGTCGAAGAGATCGCCGCGCGCGGGCAGGTCCCCATTCTCGTCGGCGGGTCGATGATGTACGTGCAATCGCTTATCGACGATTGGTCCTTCCCGCCCACCTCACCCGCTGTTCGGAGGAAGTACGAACAGCGACTGGAAGAAATTGGTGTGGCTGCGCTGCACGCGGAACTGGCGGAGGTGGATCCGGCCGCCGCCGCGATCATCGAGGACAACGATCCGCGCCGCACCGTGCGTGCCTTGGAGGTCATTGAGCTCACCGGCCAACCGTTCCAGGCATCGCAACCGCCCAAGGATGCCCCGCCGCGGTGGGGTACGCGCGCGATCGGTCTGTCCGCGCCGGCGGAGTGGCTCAACCCCCGGATTGACGCGCGCACCCGCCGCATGTTCGAGCGCGGATTGGTCGAGGAGGTAGAAAACCTCGTTGGCGAAGGCTTGGTGGCGGAGTCGACCGCCGGGCGGGCCATCGGCTACGCGCAGGTGTTGGCGCATCTTGACGGTGAGATCACCCTCGACGAGGCCATCGAGTCCACCGTGACCGGAACGCGGCGCTACGTTCGCCGCCAACGTTCCTGGTTCAACAGGGACCCGCGCATCCATTGGATCGACGCGTCGCGTGACGACGCGTCACGCGACGATGCGGCATGTGACGATGCGTCACGCGACGACGGGCAGGCCCTTCTGCGCGCCGCGCTAGACTCGCTGGCGTGA
- a CDS encoding ABC transporter ATP-binding protein, whose amino-acid sequence MDNIRFDSVTVTFPGGTQGLKEVSLDVAEGEFVALVGPSGSGKTTLLRALAGFIEPSSGTITVGGRDMRGIPPEDRNMGMVFQQHAVWPHMSVFKNVAYPLERAGVDKHEREQRVIQALTLVGLEGLAERKPDNLSGGQRQRVSLARAIVGEPRVLLLDEALSALDEPLRDVLRRELVTLTRTRGLTTLHVTHDRQEALAMADRIAVLADGRLQQVASPDALYSSPASAWVAQFFSDATVLRARRDGHEFVSDTPAMKFRRSDVVSAAELGEDVEIAVLPSAVRIVDPHQPGAARGTVVSALFELEGYSVTVDVNGTIFRAKVRGRRPAIGENVGVRTERVLGYPATD is encoded by the coding sequence ATGGACAACATCCGCTTCGATTCCGTCACCGTCACCTTCCCCGGCGGTACGCAGGGCTTGAAAGAGGTCAGCTTGGACGTCGCTGAGGGCGAGTTCGTGGCGCTCGTTGGCCCGTCCGGCTCCGGCAAGACAACCCTGCTGCGTGCGCTGGCCGGTTTCATCGAGCCGTCGTCCGGCACGATCACCGTCGGTGGCCGCGACATGAGGGGGATCCCGCCTGAAGATCGCAACATGGGCATGGTGTTTCAGCAGCACGCCGTGTGGCCGCACATGAGTGTGTTCAAGAATGTGGCGTATCCGCTTGAGAGGGCGGGCGTCGATAAGCATGAGCGCGAACAGCGCGTCATTCAGGCGCTGACATTGGTGGGGCTTGAGGGCCTCGCTGAGCGTAAGCCCGACAATCTTTCCGGTGGTCAGCGTCAGCGCGTGTCTCTCGCGCGCGCCATCGTGGGTGAGCCGCGCGTGTTGCTTCTCGACGAAGCCCTGTCCGCGCTCGACGAACCCCTGCGCGACGTACTACGGCGCGAGCTGGTCACGCTCACCCGCACCCGCGGGCTGACGACGCTCCACGTGACGCACGACCGGCAAGAGGCACTCGCTATGGCTGATCGCATCGCCGTGCTTGCTGACGGCCGCCTCCAGCAAGTCGCCTCCCCCGACGCCCTGTATTCCTCGCCGGCGTCGGCGTGGGTGGCGCAGTTCTTCTCTGACGCGACTGTGTTGCGTGCCCGCCGCGACGGCCATGAGTTTGTCAGCGACACCCCCGCGATGAAGTTCCGCCGTAGTGACGTTGTGTCCGCTGCGGAGCTCGGCGAGGACGTGGAGATCGCCGTGCTGCCGTCTGCCGTGCGCATCGTCGACCCGCATCAACCGGGCGCTGCCCGCGGCACCGTCGTCTCGGCGCTGTTTGAACTGGAGGGGTATTCCGTCACCGTGGATGTGAACGGCACGATCTTCCGCGCGAAGGTCCGCGGCCGCCGCCCCGCCATCGGCGAGAACGTCGGCGTGCGTACCGAGCGCGTCTTGGGATACCCGGCCACCGACTAA
- a CDS encoding ABC transporter permease, giving the protein MPSLFRVGTWLIAAGVFITPLALVVGLALGGNQIPVLMEQGLPRAAWNSFYSTFLSSVLAVAVGTVGAIVVERTTIRGSHFARMLLLSPLLVPPFVGAIAWIQLFGRNQGFNSFTDHQIWNIYGADGVIFLLTLHAYPIVYVIMAAALRKVPRDLELAARVSGASSWTTLRTVTLPLVRPAILSAFTLTFVSNLGDFGIPALIGSPARFETLATMVYRFVESGTVPNPLQVVSTIGVVLLVMGILAVIADYIVAERAATSGTNASAPLRFELGRATWPLTIVTWCVGLAITVLPVGGLLVRALSPASGVKLTRDTLTWRHFEATLNNPRVIDGFTNSLLLSLSAAIIAGVLGWLIGILVTRTRSRDNTALTLVTLLPSALPGLIVGVGWLIISLYTGLYNTRWIILAAYVCAYTATVLQAVRAPLKGTPIALEEAARISGAGPLRAIFHTSGAMAIPAALSGAVLVAITAVRELTVSVLLIAPGTTTLGVQLFNLQQAGNYNQASALAFLFTIAGLAVLFIASASISRGTAAARR; this is encoded by the coding sequence ATGCCATCGCTTTTCAGAGTCGGCACGTGGCTGATCGCCGCCGGCGTCTTCATTACCCCGCTCGCGCTGGTGGTGGGCTTAGCGCTGGGTGGAAACCAAATCCCAGTGCTCATGGAGCAAGGGCTACCCCGCGCGGCGTGGAATTCTTTTTATTCAACGTTCCTTTCGTCGGTCCTAGCGGTTGCGGTGGGCACGGTCGGGGCGATCGTCGTGGAGCGCACCACCATCCGCGGTTCGCACTTCGCGCGGATGCTGCTGTTATCGCCGCTGCTGGTTCCGCCGTTCGTGGGGGCGATCGCGTGGATTCAACTGTTCGGACGCAACCAAGGGTTCAACTCGTTTACAGACCACCAGATCTGGAACATCTACGGCGCGGACGGCGTAATCTTCCTCCTCACGCTGCATGCGTACCCCATCGTCTACGTGATCATGGCCGCTGCGCTGCGCAAGGTCCCCCGTGACCTGGAACTGGCCGCGCGCGTGTCCGGGGCAAGCTCATGGACCACCCTGCGCACCGTCACGCTGCCGCTGGTCCGCCCGGCGATCCTGAGCGCCTTCACGCTGACCTTCGTGTCCAACCTGGGTGACTTTGGAATCCCGGCGTTGATCGGGTCCCCGGCGCGCTTTGAAACACTGGCAACGATGGTCTATCGCTTCGTGGAATCCGGGACGGTGCCCAACCCGCTGCAGGTGGTGTCCACCATCGGGGTGGTGTTGTTGGTCATGGGAATTTTGGCCGTCATCGCGGATTACATCGTGGCCGAGCGCGCCGCGACGTCCGGCACAAACGCCAGCGCACCCTTGCGCTTTGAGCTTGGTCGCGCAACGTGGCCGTTGACTATCGTGACCTGGTGCGTCGGCCTGGCCATCACTGTCTTGCCGGTGGGCGGTCTGCTGGTCCGCGCGCTGTCGCCGGCCTCGGGCGTGAAACTCACCCGGGACACCTTGACGTGGCGCCACTTTGAAGCGACGCTGAACAACCCCCGCGTCATCGACGGGTTCACAAACTCGTTGCTGCTCTCGCTTTCCGCCGCCATCATCGCCGGTGTGCTGGGATGGCTGATCGGTATCCTGGTCACCCGCACGCGTTCGCGCGACAACACCGCCCTGACGCTCGTGACGCTGCTCCCATCCGCGCTACCCGGCCTGATCGTGGGCGTCGGTTGGCTGATCATCAGCCTCTACACCGGCCTGTACAACACCCGCTGGATCATCCTCGCCGCCTACGTGTGCGCCTACACCGCCACGGTGCTCCAAGCCGTCCGCGCACCACTGAAAGGCACCCCCATCGCACTAGAAGAAGCCGCCCGGATCTCCGGCGCTGGCCCCCTGCGCGCGATCTTCCACACCTCCGGCGCAATGGCCATTCCGGCTGCGCTCTCCGGCGCGGTGCTCGTCGCCATCACCGCCGTGCGCGAGCTCACCGTTTCCGTGCTGCTCATCGCGCCGGGCACGACCACGCTTGGCGTGCAGCTGTTCAACCTCCAGCAGGCCGGCAACTACAACCAGGCCTCCGCGCTCGCCTTCTTGTTCACCATCGCTGGGTTAGCAGTTCTGTTCATCGCCAGCGCCTCTATTTCCCGCGGCACCGCGGCCGCCCGTAGGTAA
- a CDS encoding DUF349 domain-containing protein, whose amino-acid sequence MTDNQPTTPAEAAATPAANAANPAAPAAQQPAADAAAPAQPQAPTPTPKPAPRPGPRPGAGVKRTVPSTPSPVPTSSVDVDAAMQFGRVDDEGTVYVTRNGSERAVGSWQAGSTDEGLRHYAQRFGDLSTEVGLLENRLATRPEDAGHVKSQAQQLIGTLDEAAVVGDLNAIEERLNKVIADSETASEKAKEAKEARRAQAIQRKEALATEAEDLAANSTEWKAAGDRIRDILEEWKTIRGIDRKTDDALWKRYSKARDNFNRRRGSHFAELDRGRAAAKEAKEELIKRAEALKDSTEWNDTARAFRDLMKEWKSAGRAPRDVDDKLWERFRAAQDHFFNARNAVNDERDREFEANAKAKDDLIAQYDEQIDPAQGLGKAKAKLRELQEKWDEIGYVPRNKVREYEDKITKIEKRVSDAEDKQWRKSNPAQQDKANQFQVKADDFRAKAEAAKAKGDEKKAAEFTAQAEQWQEFADVAAKAIAD is encoded by the coding sequence ATGACCGACAATCAGCCCACCACCCCTGCAGAGGCAGCCGCTACCCCAGCAGCGAACGCCGCGAACCCGGCAGCACCTGCAGCGCAACAACCTGCAGCGGACGCTGCTGCACCAGCACAACCGCAGGCGCCCACCCCGACCCCGAAGCCGGCGCCGCGCCCCGGACCGCGCCCGGGTGCAGGAGTCAAGCGCACTGTTCCGTCGACGCCGTCGCCGGTTCCTACGTCCTCGGTGGACGTAGACGCTGCAATGCAGTTTGGCCGCGTGGACGATGAGGGCACGGTGTACGTCACCCGCAACGGCAGCGAGCGCGCCGTGGGTTCCTGGCAGGCTGGCAGCACCGATGAGGGCCTGCGTCACTACGCACAGCGCTTCGGAGATCTGTCCACTGAGGTCGGCCTGCTGGAGAACCGCCTGGCCACCCGCCCGGAGGACGCGGGCCACGTGAAGTCCCAGGCTCAGCAGCTCATTGGCACTCTGGATGAGGCCGCCGTAGTGGGTGATCTCAACGCCATTGAGGAACGCCTGAACAAGGTCATCGCTGACTCAGAGACCGCGAGCGAGAAGGCCAAAGAGGCCAAGGAAGCCCGCCGCGCCCAGGCAATCCAGCGCAAGGAAGCTCTAGCCACGGAAGCGGAAGACCTAGCCGCCAACTCCACTGAGTGGAAGGCCGCGGGCGACCGCATCCGCGACATCCTGGAAGAGTGGAAGACCATCCGCGGCATTGATCGCAAGACCGATGACGCACTGTGGAAGCGTTACTCCAAAGCCCGTGACAATTTCAACCGCCGCCGCGGCTCCCACTTCGCGGAACTGGATCGCGGACGCGCCGCCGCCAAGGAGGCCAAGGAAGAGTTGATCAAGCGCGCTGAGGCGCTGAAAGACTCTACGGAGTGGAACGACACCGCTCGCGCCTTCCGTGATCTGATGAAGGAATGGAAGTCCGCCGGCCGCGCCCCGCGCGACGTCGACGACAAGCTCTGGGAGCGTTTCCGCGCCGCCCAGGACCACTTCTTCAACGCCCGCAACGCCGTCAACGACGAACGCGACCGTGAGTTTGAAGCGAACGCCAAGGCAAAGGATGACCTGATCGCGCAGTACGACGAGCAGATCGATCCCGCCCAGGGCCTGGGCAAGGCGAAAGCCAAGCTGCGCGAACTCCAGGAGAAGTGGGACGAGATCGGCTACGTCCCGCGCAACAAGGTCCGTGAGTACGAAGACAAGATCACCAAGATCGAAAAGCGCGTCTCCGACGCTGAGGACAAGCAGTGGCGCAAGTCCAACCCGGCGCAGCAGGATAAGGCCAACCAGTTCCAGGTCAAGGCCGACGACTTCCGCGCCAAGGCTGAGGCCGCCAAGGCCAAGGGCGATGAGAAGAAGGCCGCTGAGTTCACGGCCCAGGCCGAGCAGTGGCAGGAGTTCGCCGACGTGGCCGCCAAGGCCATCGCCGACTAA